One segment of Stappia sp. 28M-7 DNA contains the following:
- a CDS encoding ATP-binding protein produces MTTLARRASRNALHIMVLCCALPVTVLIGWVTWETASRLFATEVATRAQALLSVQSATLERQLDKFRLLSPLLAQRPDVRDIILRRDARGGERAAALVAGMAGAQEVLFLDAAGGLIASSHMAPRRPGSTLEQLPLAEAQQGRLGRTYRRGDGREPGSYVFASAVRSGSLVVGIVVVRVSLAEIEQAWALSPAPIIAIDEMGEIVATNRPLWRGDRASERFEVLGAAEVPRTGDGAAAAATEAEYVRFNGAAGRGPYLRMARTLPVLDWQVAAFADTGDARSQSQKVAAIAVLICLLASVVGWVAADRRVAVLRRLREDKIAASRLERKVRLRTRDLSEANARLAREVSEREAAEAELRNMQADLVQAAKMATLGQMSAALSHEFNQPLAAIRSNADNAKQFLERDMRERVGSALDRIVLMVERMAEISRVLKGFSRRAGTDLRPTALKPVIDEAMMLLSPRVKQGRAQLVVTHQNGPLSVVGGHVRLEQVVLNLVANALDAVDEREDGRVMLITRSEAGQAVIEVHDNGPGISSDLLPKVFDPFFTTKEVGKGLGLGLSIAYKIVHDFSGSLTVRHAEGGGAVFTVRLPLAEGLSDAAE; encoded by the coding sequence ATGACGACGCTTGCCAGACGGGCCAGCCGCAACGCGCTGCATATCATGGTGTTGTGCTGCGCCTTGCCGGTCACCGTGCTGATCGGGTGGGTGACGTGGGAAACGGCCTCGCGGCTGTTTGCCACCGAAGTGGCGACCAGGGCGCAGGCGCTTCTTTCCGTGCAGTCGGCAACGTTGGAGCGCCAGCTCGACAAGTTCCGCCTTCTGTCTCCCTTGCTGGCGCAGCGCCCCGATGTACGGGATATCATCCTGCGCCGGGACGCGAGGGGCGGCGAACGGGCGGCGGCGCTGGTCGCCGGCATGGCCGGAGCGCAGGAGGTCCTGTTCCTCGACGCCGCCGGCGGGTTGATCGCATCCAGTCACATGGCGCCGCGCCGTCCCGGCAGCACCCTGGAACAACTGCCGCTGGCGGAGGCCCAGCAAGGTCGCCTCGGCCGTACCTACCGGCGAGGCGATGGCCGCGAGCCGGGTAGCTACGTCTTTGCCTCGGCTGTCCGTTCCGGCAGTCTCGTGGTCGGCATTGTGGTCGTGCGCGTTAGCCTTGCCGAGATCGAGCAGGCCTGGGCGCTGAGCCCGGCGCCGATTATCGCAATCGACGAGATGGGCGAAATCGTTGCGACCAATCGCCCGTTGTGGCGCGGGGACAGGGCGAGCGAGCGGTTCGAAGTGCTTGGAGCTGCCGAAGTCCCGCGAACCGGAGACGGTGCGGCGGCCGCGGCAACCGAGGCCGAGTATGTGCGCTTCAATGGCGCGGCTGGTCGCGGGCCCTATCTGCGGATGGCGCGGACCTTGCCCGTGCTGGACTGGCAGGTCGCGGCGTTTGCCGATACGGGCGATGCCCGCTCGCAGAGCCAGAAGGTCGCGGCGATCGCCGTGCTGATCTGCCTGCTCGCCAGCGTGGTCGGCTGGGTGGCGGCCGACCGGCGCGTTGCCGTCCTGCGCCGGCTGCGCGAAGACAAGATCGCCGCGTCCCGATTGGAGCGGAAGGTGCGGCTGCGCACGCGCGATCTTTCGGAAGCGAATGCGCGGCTTGCGCGCGAGGTGAGCGAGCGAGAGGCCGCCGAAGCCGAGCTCAGGAACATGCAGGCCGACCTTGTGCAGGCGGCGAAGATGGCGACGCTCGGCCAAATGTCTGCCGCCCTGTCGCACGAGTTCAATCAGCCGCTGGCGGCGATCAGGTCCAATGCGGACAACGCCAAACAGTTCCTCGAACGCGACATGCGCGAGCGTGTGGGCAGTGCACTCGACCGCATCGTCCTGATGGTCGAGCGCATGGCGGAGATTTCGCGCGTGCTCAAGGGGTTCAGCCGCCGCGCGGGAACCGACCTGCGCCCCACCGCCCTCAAGCCGGTGATCGACGAGGCGATGATGCTGCTGTCGCCCCGGGTCAAGCAGGGCAGGGCACAGCTCGTCGTCACGCATCAGAATGGCCCGCTCTCCGTGGTCGGTGGCCATGTGCGGCTGGAGCAGGTGGTGCTCAACCTCGTCGCCAACGCGCTGGATGCTGTGGACGAGCGCGAGGACGGGCGGGTGATGCTGATCACCCGCAGCGAGGCGGGGCAGGCGGTCATCGAGGTGCATGACAATGGGCCCGGCATTTCTTCCGATCTCCTGCCGAAGGTGTTCGATCCGTTCTTCACCACCAAGGAAGTGGGCAAGGGGCTGGGCCTGGGGCTTTCGATCGCCTACAAGATCGTCCACGATTTTTCGGGCAGCCTGACCGTGCGCCACGCAGAGGGCGGCGGGGCCGTCTTCACGGTCCGGCTGCCGCTGGCCGAGGGGCTGAGCGATGCGGCAGAGTAG
- a CDS encoding GMC family oxidoreductase, translating into MRDLGEWDYVIVGAGSAGCVLANRLSADPQVKVLLLEAGGKDDYVWIHIPVGYLYCMGNPRTDWGFKTAPEPGLNGRSLSYPRGRVLGGCSAINGMIYMRGQARDYDGWRQMGLEGWGWDDVLPLFRRAEDHYELSDDMHGRGGECRVEQQRLSWDILDAVRDACEEVGIPKIDDFNRGDNFGSSYFQVTQRGGVRWTAAKGFLKPVAGRQNLKIVTGAQVTRLTVADGRVSGVELRVDGAPALARVAGELVLSAGAIGSPQILELSGIGDPEVLARQGIDVVGESRQVGSNLQDHLQIRTIFKVSGAVTLNQLASNLFGKAKIAMEYALSRSGPMSMAPSQLGVFAKSDPAFETANIEYHVQPLSLDKFGEPLHSFPAITLSVCNLRPESRGSVHVASRDPFAHPEIRPNYLSTAGDRKVAADSIRLTRRIMATDRMVRFSPVEHLPGPLVRSDEDLARAAGDIGTTIFHPVGTCRMGSDEASVVDARLRLRAVGGIRVADASVMPAITSGNTAVPTMMIAEKAAEMIRADRRA; encoded by the coding sequence ATGCGCGACCTGGGGGAATGGGATTACGTGATCGTCGGCGCGGGCTCGGCCGGCTGTGTGCTGGCCAATCGCCTTTCGGCCGATCCGCAGGTGAAGGTCCTGCTGCTCGAGGCGGGCGGCAAGGACGACTACGTCTGGATCCACATTCCCGTCGGCTACCTCTACTGCATGGGCAATCCCCGGACCGACTGGGGCTTCAAGACCGCGCCCGAGCCCGGCCTCAACGGCCGCTCGCTCTCCTATCCGCGCGGCCGGGTGCTCGGCGGCTGCTCCGCCATCAACGGCATGATCTACATGCGCGGCCAGGCGCGCGACTATGACGGCTGGCGCCAGATGGGGCTGGAGGGCTGGGGCTGGGACGACGTCCTGCCGCTGTTCCGCCGCGCCGAGGACCACTACGAGCTTTCCGACGACATGCACGGCCGGGGCGGCGAATGCCGCGTCGAGCAGCAGCGCTTATCCTGGGACATTCTCGATGCGGTGCGCGATGCCTGCGAGGAGGTCGGGATCCCGAAGATCGACGACTTCAACCGCGGCGACAATTTCGGCTCGTCCTATTTTCAGGTCACTCAGCGAGGCGGCGTCCGCTGGACGGCAGCAAAGGGGTTCCTGAAACCCGTTGCGGGCCGCCAGAACCTCAAGATCGTCACCGGTGCGCAGGTGACCCGGCTGACCGTTGCCGATGGACGGGTGAGCGGGGTCGAGCTGCGCGTCGACGGCGCCCCCGCACTGGCGAGGGTTGCCGGCGAGCTGGTGCTCTCGGCCGGGGCCATCGGCTCTCCGCAAATCCTGGAACTGTCGGGCATCGGCGATCCGGAGGTGCTTGCGCGCCAGGGCATCGACGTGGTCGGCGAAAGCCGGCAGGTGGGAAGCAACCTGCAGGACCACTTGCAGATCCGCACGATCTTCAAGGTCAGCGGGGCGGTCACCCTGAACCAGTTGGCCTCGAACCTTTTCGGCAAGGCGAAGATCGCGATGGAATACGCTCTGTCGCGCTCCGGGCCGATGTCGATGGCGCCCTCTCAGCTGGGTGTCTTTGCAAAGTCGGACCCGGCATTCGAGACCGCGAACATCGAGTATCATGTGCAGCCGCTGTCGCTCGACAAGTTCGGCGAGCCGCTCCACTCCTTCCCGGCGATCACCTTGAGTGTCTGCAACCTGCGGCCCGAGAGCCGGGGCAGCGTGCATGTCGCGAGCCGCGACCCGTTCGCGCATCCCGAGATCCGGCCGAACTACCTGTCGACGGCCGGCGACCGCAAGGTCGCGGCCGACAGCATCCGGCTGACGCGCCGGATCATGGCAACGGACAGGATGGTGCGCTTTTCGCCGGTCGAGCACCTGCCCGGTCCCCTGGTGCGCAGCGACGAGGACCTGGCGCGGGCGGCGGGTGACATCGGGACGACGATTTTTCATCCGGTCGGGACCTGCCGCATGGGGAGCGACGAGGCATCCGTCGTCGATGCGAGGCTCAGGTTGCGGGCCGTGGGCGGCATTCGTGTCGCGGACGCCTCCGTCATGCCGGCGATCACCTCCGGCAACACGGCCGTTCCGACCATGATGATTGCCGAAAAGGCCGCGGAGATGATTCGCGCGGACCGACGTGCCTGA
- a CDS encoding tellurite resistance TerB family protein, translating into MFDARKLLEEFMGQGGSSAGSRRSGSGGGGAGDLLARGQDYLRSSGSGGIAGGALAGGLAGLLLGTKSGRKIGKKALTYGGMALVAGLAYKAYRDYRGDGGASAPAQTAPDVASSSAPVLPPPSDSPFSPARQPGGEEEFALVLLTAMISAAKADGHIDADEQRKIFDKLDTLDLDSEAKAFVMDELRAPLDIDRVVKGAKSPEAALEVYAASRLAIDPDHPAERAYLQMLAARLGLEPGLAEEVDRAVAEAEASL; encoded by the coding sequence ATGTTCGATGCACGCAAGCTGCTTGAGGAGTTCATGGGCCAGGGCGGTTCCTCGGCAGGCTCCAGGCGAAGCGGATCCGGTGGGGGCGGCGCGGGCGACCTTCTGGCGCGCGGGCAGGACTATCTGCGCTCCTCCGGCTCAGGCGGAATTGCGGGCGGCGCGCTGGCCGGCGGCCTTGCAGGCCTGCTGCTCGGCACCAAGAGCGGCCGCAAGATCGGCAAGAAGGCACTGACATACGGCGGCATGGCGCTGGTTGCCGGCCTCGCCTACAAGGCCTATCGCGATTATCGCGGCGATGGGGGCGCTTCCGCTCCTGCACAGACGGCTCCGGATGTTGCCTCCTCGTCCGCTCCGGTGCTGCCTCCTCCCTCCGATTCTCCCTTCTCTCCGGCGCGTCAGCCGGGTGGAGAAGAAGAGTTCGCTCTCGTGCTGCTGACAGCGATGATCTCGGCCGCCAAGGCGGATGGGCATATCGATGCCGACGAGCAGCGCAAGATCTTCGACAAGCTCGATACGTTAGATCTCGACAGCGAGGCCAAGGCCTTCGTGATGGATGAGCTGCGGGCGCCGCTGGATATCGACCGCGTGGTGAAGGGGGCGAAAAGCCCCGAGGCGGCGCTGGAGGTCTATGCGGCCTCGCGTCTCGCCATCGATCCCGATCATCCGGCAGAACGAGCCTATCTGCAGATGCTCGCCGCCCGTCTCGGGCTGGAGCCGGGCCTTGCCGAAGAGGTCGATCGCGCGGTTGCGGAGGCCGAAGCCTCCCTCTGA
- a CDS encoding Lrp/AsnC family transcriptional regulator, with product MTDLDPFDIRLLASLQDDAAVTNQQLGERIGLSASQVSRRRQRLEEEGVIRRYRADVDAAAVGFSVVAFVGVALNAHSRQNARRFRDLVRALPEVQEAHVLTGDMDYMLKVAVADLAALSRFINDELLPHEAVRNVRSSIAMETLKDDNRLPFA from the coding sequence ATGACGGATCTTGACCCTTTCGACATTCGCCTGCTTGCAAGCCTTCAGGATGATGCGGCGGTCACCAACCAGCAGCTCGGCGAGCGGATCGGGCTGTCCGCCTCGCAGGTTTCGCGGCGGCGACAGAGGTTGGAGGAGGAGGGTGTCATCCGCCGTTACCGGGCCGATGTCGATGCCGCGGCCGTGGGTTTCAGCGTCGTTGCCTTCGTCGGCGTCGCGCTCAATGCCCATAGCCGCCAGAACGCCCGCCGTTTCCGCGATCTGGTGCGGGCCTTGCCCGAGGTTCAGGAGGCGCATGTGCTGACCGGCGACATGGATTACATGCTGAAGGTAGCGGTCGCGGACCTGGCGGCGCTGTCGCGCTTCATCAATGACGAGTTGCTGCCGCATGAAGCGGTGCGCAACGTCCGCTCCTCCATCGCCATGGAGACGCTGAAGGACGACAACCGTCTGCCTTTTGCCTGA
- the hppD gene encoding 4-hydroxyphenylpyruvate dioxygenase yields MGPFPHDAPPAKIDENNPAGTDGFEFVEFSHPEPEKLDALFRRMGYVPVARHKTKAITLYRQGDITYVLNAEPGSHAMRFVEEHGPCAPSMAWRVVDARHAFEHAVKMGATPYHGDDKALDVPAIVGIGGSLLYFVETYGAKGSAYDDEFEWLGERDPRPAGVGFYYLDHLTHNVYRGNMDKWWDFYRDLFGFKQIHFFDIDGRITGLVSRAITSPCGKIRIPLNESKDDTSQIAEYLRKYKGEGIQHIAVGTDNIYDATDLLSDNGLKFMPGPPDTYYEMSRERVHGHDEPIERMKKHGILIDGEGVVNGGTTKILLQIFSKTVIGPIFFEFIQRKGDEGFGEGNFRALFESIEEDQIRRGVIKADAAE; encoded by the coding sequence ATGGGACCGTTTCCGCACGACGCACCGCCCGCCAAGATCGACGAGAACAACCCGGCCGGCACGGACGGCTTCGAGTTCGTCGAGTTTTCCCATCCCGAGCCGGAAAAGCTCGACGCCCTGTTCCGCCGTATGGGCTATGTGCCCGTCGCCCGGCACAAGACGAAGGCGATCACCCTCTACCGCCAGGGCGACATCACCTATGTGCTGAATGCCGAGCCCGGCTCGCATGCCATGCGCTTCGTCGAGGAGCACGGTCCCTGCGCGCCCTCGATGGCCTGGCGCGTGGTCGATGCCCGTCACGCGTTCGAGCATGCGGTGAAGATGGGGGCGACGCCCTATCACGGCGACGACAAGGCACTCGACGTCCCTGCCATCGTCGGCATCGGCGGCTCGCTGCTGTATTTCGTCGAGACCTACGGCGCCAAGGGCTCGGCCTATGACGACGAGTTCGAATGGCTCGGGGAACGCGACCCGCGTCCGGCAGGGGTCGGCTTCTATTACCTCGACCACCTGACCCACAACGTCTATCGCGGCAACATGGACAAGTGGTGGGACTTCTACCGCGACCTGTTCGGCTTCAAGCAGATCCACTTCTTCGACATCGACGGCCGCATTACCGGCCTCGTCAGCCGGGCGATCACCTCGCCCTGCGGCAAGATTCGCATCCCGCTGAACGAGTCGAAGGACGACACCAGCCAGATCGCCGAATACCTGCGCAAGTACAAAGGCGAAGGCATCCAGCACATCGCGGTCGGCACGGACAACATCTACGACGCCACCGACCTGCTGTCGGACAACGGGCTGAAGTTCATGCCCGGCCCGCCGGACACCTATTACGAGATGTCACGCGAGCGTGTGCACGGCCATGACGAGCCCATCGAGCGGATGAAGAAGCATGGCATCCTGATCGACGGCGAGGGCGTGGTGAACGGCGGGACGACCAAGATCCTGCTGCAGATCTTCTCCAAGACCGTCATCGGGCCGATCTTCTTCGAGTTCATCCAGCGCAAGGGCGACGAGGGCTTCGGCGAAGGCAACTTCCGAGCACTCTTCGAATCCATCGAGGAAGACCAGATCCGCCGCGGCGTGATCAAGGCCGACGCAGCCGAATAA
- a CDS encoding trehalose-6-phosphate synthase — MSRLVVVSNRVGPLKDTGRAGGLAVALVDALTEMGGLWFGWSGEVSEEGTFGNIKHGGGTRKVAMATVDMTQADYDEFYAGYANRTLWPVLHYRLDLADFDRRFEEGYRRVNERFATRLRPLLQADDIIWVHDYHFLAFAAELRAMEVGNPIGFFLHIPFPAPEVLAGLPNAERLVRRMLAYDVLGFQTRRDAANFRRFAVEELGAVERDGETLDIAGGTVVARAFPIGIDAAGFARQATTPEARRNTARTEKLLAGRQQIIGVDRIDYSKGLPERFRAFGRLLEDYPENRGRVSLMQVAPPSRAELDAYAEIRRELEELTGNINGRFADLDWTPIRYMTRSFTRRALAGIYRASRVALVTPLRDGMNLVAKEYVAAQRAEDPGVVVLSRFAGAAEGMPEALIVNPHSAEGVASSLQVALNMPLDERRSRWQAIFDRICQNDAASWAGAFLDALRGRGAG, encoded by the coding sequence ATGTCCAGACTTGTCGTCGTCTCCAATCGTGTCGGACCGCTCAAGGATACGGGGCGGGCGGGCGGTCTGGCAGTGGCGCTTGTCGATGCCCTGACGGAGATGGGGGGACTGTGGTTCGGCTGGAGCGGGGAAGTCTCCGAGGAAGGCACCTTCGGCAACATCAAGCACGGGGGCGGCACCCGCAAGGTGGCGATGGCGACGGTCGACATGACCCAGGCCGATTACGACGAGTTCTATGCCGGCTACGCCAACCGCACGCTCTGGCCGGTCCTGCACTATCGCCTGGACCTTGCGGATTTCGACAGACGCTTCGAGGAAGGCTATCGGCGGGTCAACGAACGCTTCGCGACGCGGCTGCGCCCGCTGCTGCAGGCCGACGACATCATCTGGGTGCACGACTACCATTTTCTCGCCTTTGCCGCGGAGTTGCGGGCGATGGAGGTCGGCAATCCGATCGGCTTTTTCTTGCACATTCCGTTCCCGGCGCCGGAGGTGCTCGCCGGTCTGCCGAATGCGGAGCGGCTGGTGCGGCGCATGCTTGCCTACGACGTTCTCGGCTTCCAGACTCGCAGGGATGCCGCGAATTTCCGCCGGTTCGCCGTGGAGGAACTAGGGGCCGTCGAACGCGACGGCGAGACGCTGGACATCGCCGGCGGCACGGTTGTCGCGCGTGCCTTTCCCATCGGGATCGACGCAGCGGGGTTCGCCCGGCAGGCAACGACGCCGGAGGCGCGCCGCAATACGGCGCGCACCGAGAAACTGCTCGCGGGGCGGCAACAGATCATCGGGGTCGACCGTATCGACTATTCGAAGGGCCTGCCGGAGCGCTTCCGGGCCTTCGGCCGGCTTCTGGAGGACTATCCGGAGAACCGGGGCAGGGTGAGCCTGATGCAGGTCGCTCCGCCCTCTCGGGCCGAACTCGATGCCTATGCGGAAATCCGGCGGGAACTCGAGGAACTGACCGGAAACATCAACGGTCGCTTCGCCGATCTCGACTGGACACCCATTCGCTACATGACCCGCTCCTTTACCCGGCGGGCGCTTGCCGGGATCTATCGTGCCAGCCGGGTGGCGCTGGTCACGCCGCTTCGCGACGGCATGAACCTTGTCGCGAAGGAATATGTCGCAGCGCAGCGGGCGGAAGATCCCGGTGTGGTGGTGCTGTCGCGCTTTGCGGGGGCGGCCGAAGGCATGCCGGAGGCACTGATCGTCAATCCGCATTCGGCGGAAGGCGTCGCGTCGAGCCTGCAGGTCGCGCTCAACATGCCGCTCGACGAGCGCCGTTCGCGCTGGCAGGCAATCTTCGACCGGATCTGCCAGAACGATGCCGCCTCCTGGGCGGGAGCTTTTCTCGACGCCCTGCGCGGCCGCGGGGCAGGCTGA
- a CDS encoding glycoside hydrolase family 15 protein — MTLDRKASLDLALIGNCSIAALVDRMARVVWLCLPRFDGDPVFHGLLGTCSDERDGLFAIELENACRSEQAYQENTAVVVTRIFDDAGNAIEITDFAPRFQTKGRMFRPTAFVRRVRPLSGHPRIRVRCRPRFDYGARAPEVTYGSNHMRFVGNGQTVRLTTNASITYVRDETPFLLDGPVSFYFGPDESLTHHPETLCREFEEETVLHWRLWTRRLGLPLDYQEAVIRAAITLKLCTYEETGAIIAAVTTSIPEAANSGRNWDYRYCWLRDAFFVVRALNSLSEMETMENYLRYINNIASMTGSGHVQPLYGIALEDRLIETTVDLPGYRDMGPVRVGNQAYEHFQHDVYGNIVLGASQAFFDKRLLRQPGVDDFERLEVIGERAFAMHDQPDAGLWELRTRARVHTSSSLMCWAACDRLAKIAHQFGRRERALLWQDRADTIRSVILSRGWNAETNAFVESFEGRDLDASLLLIAEVGFMSPQDPRFIATVERIGETLRRGRHLFRYHAADDFGAPENAFNICTFWYIDALARIGRKEEARDIYETMLSCRNHVGLLSEDTDPVTGEMWGNFPQTYSMVGIINGAMRLSSGWESLV; from the coding sequence ATGACGCTCGACCGCAAGGCTTCCCTCGACCTCGCCCTGATCGGCAACTGCTCGATTGCGGCGCTGGTCGACAGGATGGCGCGGGTGGTCTGGCTGTGCCTGCCGCGCTTCGACGGCGATCCGGTCTTTCACGGGCTGCTGGGCACCTGCAGCGACGAGCGCGATGGATTGTTCGCCATCGAGCTGGAGAATGCCTGCCGCAGCGAGCAGGCGTATCAGGAGAACACCGCCGTCGTGGTGACGCGCATCTTCGACGATGCCGGCAATGCCATCGAGATCACCGACTTCGCTCCGCGCTTCCAGACCAAGGGGAGGATGTTCCGGCCGACCGCTTTTGTGCGCCGGGTCCGGCCGCTTTCGGGCCACCCCAGGATCCGGGTGCGCTGCCGTCCGCGGTTCGACTACGGCGCGCGCGCGCCGGAAGTGACCTACGGCTCCAACCACATGCGTTTCGTCGGCAACGGGCAGACCGTCCGCCTGACGACCAATGCCTCGATCACCTATGTGCGCGACGAGACGCCGTTCCTGCTCGACGGGCCGGTGTCGTTCTATTTCGGTCCCGACGAAAGCCTGACCCATCATCCCGAGACGCTGTGCCGCGAGTTCGAGGAAGAGACGGTGCTGCACTGGCGGCTCTGGACCCGGCGCCTCGGCCTGCCTCTCGATTACCAGGAAGCGGTCATCCGGGCCGCGATCACGCTGAAGCTGTGCACCTACGAGGAAACGGGCGCGATCATCGCTGCGGTGACGACCTCGATCCCGGAAGCGGCCAACAGCGGGCGCAACTGGGACTATCGCTATTGCTGGCTGCGCGATGCCTTCTTCGTAGTGCGGGCTCTCAACTCGCTCTCCGAGATGGAGACGATGGAGAACTACCTCCGCTACATCAACAATATCGCGTCGATGACCGGCAGCGGGCACGTGCAGCCGCTCTACGGGATCGCACTGGAAGACCGCTTGATCGAGACGACGGTGGACCTGCCGGGCTATCGCGACATGGGGCCGGTCCGGGTCGGCAATCAGGCGTACGAGCATTTCCAGCACGACGTCTACGGCAACATCGTGCTCGGCGCCTCGCAAGCCTTCTTCGACAAGCGGCTTCTGCGACAACCCGGCGTCGATGATTTCGAGCGGCTGGAGGTGATCGGCGAGCGCGCCTTCGCCATGCACGACCAGCCCGATGCGGGCTTGTGGGAGTTGCGCACCCGTGCCCGCGTTCACACCTCGTCGTCGCTGATGTGCTGGGCGGCCTGCGACCGGCTCGCCAAGATCGCGCATCAGTTCGGCCGGCGGGAGCGGGCTCTCTTGTGGCAGGACCGCGCGGACACGATCCGTTCGGTGATCCTGTCGCGGGGATGGAATGCCGAGACCAATGCCTTCGTCGAGAGCTTCGAGGGACGCGATCTCGACGCCAGCCTCCTGCTGATCGCCGAGGTCGGGTTCATGTCGCCGCAGGATCCGCGCTTCATCGCGACGGTGGAGCGGATCGGCGAGACGCTGCGCCGCGGCAGGCATCTGTTCCGCTATCACGCGGCAGACGACTTCGGCGCGCCGGAGAACGCCTTCAACATCTGCACCTTCTGGTACATCGACGCGTTGGCGCGGATCGGCCGGAAGGAGGAGGCGCGCGACATCTACGAGACGATGCTGTCCTGCCGCAATCACGTGGGCCTGTTGTCCGAGGACACCGACCCTGTAACCGGCGAGATGTGGGGCAACTTCCCCCAGACCTATTCGATGGTCGGTATCATCAACGGCGCCATGCGGCTTTCGTCCGGATGGGAAAGTCTCGTCTGA
- the otsB gene encoding trehalose-phosphatase, which translates to MNAPPPVTDDIALFLDFDGTLVEIARTPDAVEASRATIACLEGLVEHLGGALAIVSGRPIHEIDHYLAPLRLPCAGLHGLETRLHPDEEVERAPVGPEIEALKAALSGSGLLGRGVSIEDKGPAIAVHFRIAPDCEDAVVEVMQAAIAELPDLHLVRGKMVVEAKPAYRDKGWAVGTFMDLSPFRGRTPVFVGDDVTDEDGIRAAEAVGGFGVKVGTAESLARFRVSDVKGVRDWLALGLPAKAQARTRHP; encoded by the coding sequence ATGAACGCGCCACCGCCCGTGACAGACGACATCGCCCTGTTTCTCGATTTCGACGGAACGCTGGTCGAGATCGCAAGGACACCCGATGCGGTCGAGGCCAGCCGGGCGACCATTGCCTGCCTGGAAGGGCTCGTCGAGCATCTCGGAGGTGCTTTGGCGATCGTGAGCGGCCGTCCCATCCACGAGATCGACCATTATCTCGCACCTCTGCGGCTTCCCTGCGCCGGCCTGCACGGGCTGGAGACGCGGCTGCATCCCGATGAAGAGGTCGAGCGCGCGCCGGTCGGTCCCGAGATCGAGGCGCTGAAGGCGGCACTTTCCGGCAGCGGTCTCCTGGGGCGCGGCGTCTCCATCGAGGACAAGGGGCCGGCGATCGCCGTCCACTTCCGGATTGCACCCGATTGCGAGGATGCGGTGGTGGAGGTGATGCAGGCGGCGATTGCCGAACTGCCCGACCTGCATCTCGTTCGCGGCAAGATGGTGGTGGAGGCAAAGCCGGCTTATCGCGACAAGGGATGGGCGGTTGGGACCTTCATGGATCTTTCTCCGTTTCGCGGGCGCACTCCGGTGTTTGTCGGCGACGATGTGACGGACGAGGACGGCATCCGCGCGGCCGAGGCCGTCGGCGGTTTCGGGGTCAAGGTGGGAACCGCCGAGAGCCTTGCCCGTTTTCGTGTCAGCGACGTGAAAGGCGTTCGCGACTGGCTGGCGCTCGGCCTGCCGGCAAAGGCACAGGCAAGGACACGACATCCATGA
- a CDS encoding ATP-binding cassette domain-containing protein has product MATPLVQMQDICISFGGVHAVDHVSVDLHPGEVVGLLGHNGAGKSTLIKILSGAYRADSGEILIDGKRATINSPRDARNYNIETIYQTLALADNLDAASNLFLGREIVSSLGFVDDDAMEAETRKILSRLNPNFRKFKAPVKALSGGQRQSVAIARAVYFNARILIMDEPTAALGVQETQMVSELIKELKKQGLGIFLISHDIHDVFDLADRVAVMKNGKLVGTARTQDVTKDEVLGMIILGKCPEGAIPGPGAFMDVSAA; this is encoded by the coding sequence ATGGCAACTCCTCTCGTACAGATGCAGGACATCTGCATTTCCTTCGGCGGCGTGCATGCGGTCGACCATGTCAGCGTCGACCTGCATCCGGGGGAAGTGGTCGGGCTGCTGGGCCATAACGGCGCCGGCAAATCGACCCTGATCAAGATCCTGTCCGGCGCCTATCGCGCGGACAGCGGCGAAATCCTGATCGATGGCAAGCGCGCGACAATCAACAGCCCGCGCGATGCCCGCAACTACAATATCGAGACGATCTACCAGACACTGGCGCTTGCCGACAATCTGGACGCTGCCTCGAACCTGTTCCTCGGCCGCGAGATCGTCTCGTCGCTCGGCTTCGTCGACGACGACGCGATGGAGGCGGAGACCCGCAAGATCCTCAGCCGCCTCAATCCGAATTTCCGCAAGTTCAAGGCGCCGGTGAAAGCGTTGTCGGGCGGCCAGAGGCAGTCCGTCGCCATTGCCCGTGCGGTCTATTTCAACGCCCGTATCCTGATCATGGACGAGCCGACCGCCGCGCTCGGTGTCCAGGAGACCCAGATGGTCTCCGAGCTCATCAAGGAGCTGAAGAAGCAGGGGCTCGGCATCTTCCTGATCAGCCACGACATCCATGACGTGTTCGATCTGGCGGATCGGGTGGCGGTGATGAAGAACGGCAAGCTCGTCGGCACCGCCCGTACCCAGGATGTCACCAAGGACGAAGTGCTCGGGATGATCATCCTCGGCAAGTGTCCGGAGGGTGCAATCCCGGGTCCGGGCGCCTTCATGGATGTATCCGCTGCGTGA